In Desulfobulbaceae bacterium, one DNA window encodes the following:
- a CDS encoding right-handed parallel beta-helix repeat-containing protein has product MSVSLGSAASAEAAFLRVPDDYVEIQQGLNAAQKGDTVRVAEGVFYENVSMKDGVILEGGWNKDFSHRDPAAFVSTIDGIKNGGWVVFGANNAVLDGFTIINGSLSDQGGATSGAGIHCRLTSPIIRNNIIRNNEPGGIYCKESAATIENNRIYENEKAGIYAERGSDLKIYGNTIRDNKMSGIGTGDLPASKLDVRNNRIHHNLIAGINLISATGTFYNNIIYENARAGIRCNLMPVEIINNTITANYRAGIMGVDPSLTPLIKNNIISHNQKSGIKLAAKGYAYNLLYANNLESESYPEFIWSVRRQFSGYEDEESYLTQHNIIADPLYVDATAHDFHLRPVSPGIDAGDSAALFNDKYFGPSMGAEVNDLGAYGGPFAVSETGRMNHSPQANPGASQTVYIEDEVSLDASGSADPDGDTLFFFWGILSKPPNSVAALSDENSATTSFIADMPGEFTVQLRVRDRFGAVSDPQTVTIIARENRPPTAKIGAIRKKINLGDVVTLPLYDSGDADGDTLTYKWELTYKPIASRTSLAGSTSLNPTLAVDAPGCYTLQLTVNDGTIDSIPDSAHFCTDYQAQFGIRDVPGQYPTIQTAIDSSFDGDIIIVQKGIYKENVIVDRVVNLIGVDWPVIDGGTTKGSGEALHIFYVGEDAGQVQGFVITGGGTAPLGHGIRIWNSSPEIFNNKIMRNGYVGVGIHGKERLTRETRIHDNFIFENMVGVGNGLGCGGQIYRNYIYDNRIAGVGAKGLSSPIISGNKIYGNFTGVGSRGVAFPHIDQNNIYDNVFGISINQVRPLEPFEPRQVQITGNFVSRNQQGGIFVSSLNSNPIVVSENTVDSNNHESAELERGGGIIIGYPQHPRPDTLAENNFLSNNKNYNQQNYSLSGLTSIVEPERPAGYTP; this is encoded by the coding sequence TTGTCTGTTTCTTTGGGCTCTGCCGCCAGTGCTGAGGCTGCATTTCTTCGTGTACCGGATGATTATGTGGAAATTCAGCAGGGCCTTAACGCGGCCCAAAAAGGAGATACAGTAAGAGTTGCTGAGGGGGTGTTTTATGAAAATGTCAGTATGAAAGACGGGGTGATTCTGGAAGGTGGTTGGAACAAGGATTTTTCCCATCGGGATCCAGCAGCCTTTGTTAGTACGATCGACGGTATTAAAAATGGCGGCTGGGTAGTTTTTGGGGCCAACAATGCTGTATTAGACGGATTTACCATCATCAACGGCAGTCTTTCCGATCAGGGCGGCGCTACCAGCGGGGCAGGCATTCATTGCCGCCTAACGTCGCCAATTATCCGAAACAACATAATCAGGAACAACGAACCTGGCGGTATTTACTGCAAGGAAAGTGCGGCAACCATTGAGAACAATCGTATCTACGAAAATGAAAAGGCCGGGATATACGCTGAGCGGGGGAGCGATCTTAAAATTTACGGCAATACCATCCGGGATAACAAAATGTCGGGAATTGGTACTGGCGATTTGCCGGCCTCAAAACTTGATGTGAGGAACAACAGGATCCACCACAATCTTATTGCCGGCATTAATCTTATTTCTGCCACCGGAACTTTTTATAACAATATCATATACGAAAATGCCCGTGCGGGAATCAGGTGTAATCTCATGCCTGTTGAAATAATCAATAACACCATCACGGCAAATTACCGGGCCGGGATCATGGGAGTTGATCCTTCGCTTACCCCCCTGATAAAAAACAATATCATCAGCCACAACCAGAAAAGCGGTATTAAGCTTGCTGCAAAAGGGTATGCATATAACCTGCTTTATGCAAATAATCTGGAAAGTGAGTCGTATCCGGAGTTTATTTGGTCGGTTCGTCGTCAGTTTAGCGGCTATGAAGATGAGGAAAGCTATTTGACGCAGCATAACATTATTGCCGATCCGCTATATGTTGATGCAACTGCGCACGATTTTCATTTGCGACCTGTCTCTCCTGGGATTGACGCCGGCGATTCCGCTGCTCTCTTCAATGACAAATATTTCGGTCCGTCCATGGGGGCTGAGGTCAATGATCTTGGTGCTTATGGTGGCCCTTTTGCTGTCAGCGAAACAGGCAGGATGAATCATTCGCCCCAGGCGAATCCTGGCGCCTCACAAACTGTCTACATTGAAGATGAAGTGAGCCTGGACGCTTCCGGTAGTGCTGACCCAGATGGTGATACCCTTTTCTTCTTCTGGGGTATTCTTTCAAAACCTCCAAACAGCGTGGCCGCCCTTTCCGATGAAAACAGCGCAACGACCTCTTTTATTGCCGATATGCCCGGTGAATTCACGGTTCAGCTTCGTGTCAGGGATCGGTTTGGCGCAGTAAGTGATCCGCAAACTGTTACGATTATAGCCCGGGAAAATCGACCTCCTACCGCCAAAATTGGTGCTATACGGAAAAAGATCAACCTGGGGGATGTGGTAACTCTGCCACTGTATGACAGTGGCGATGCGGATGGTGATACCTTGACGTATAAGTGGGAGCTAACCTATAAGCCAATTGCCAGCCGCACCAGTCTTGCAGGAAGTACAAGCTTAAATCCCACTTTGGCCGTGGATGCCCCCGGATGCTACACACTGCAGTTGACAGTCAACGACGGTACGATAGACAGCATTCCGGACTCTGCACATTTTTGTACAGACTATCAGGCTCAATTTGGTATACGTGATGTCCCTGGACAATATCCAACCATTCAGACCGCTATTGACTCATCCTTTGATGGAGATATTATTATCGTCCAGAAAGGGATATATAAGGAAAACGTTATCGTTGACAGGGTTGTAAATCTTATTGGGGTCGATTGGCCAGTTATAGATGGTGGAACCACTAAAGGCAGTGGCGAGGCTCTGCATATTTTTTATGTGGGAGAGGATGCCGGGCAGGTTCAGGGCTTTGTGATAACTGGTGGTGGCACTGCCCCCCTTGGCCACGGGATACGGATATGGAACTCGTCACCGGAGATCTTTAATAACAAAATTATGCGAAATGGCTATGTTGGTGTCGGTATTCATGGCAAAGAGAGGCTCACCAGGGAGACAAGAATTCACGATAATTTTATTTTTGAAAATATGGTGGGTGTGGGCAATGGGCTGGGCTGTGGCGGCCAGATATACAGAAACTATATTTATGATAACCGCATTGCCGGCGTCGGTGCGAAAGGTCTGTCATCACCGATAATCAGCGGCAACAAAATTTACGGTAATTTTACTGGTGTTGGCTCTCGGGGTGTGGCCTTCCCTCATATCGACCAAAACAACATTTATGATAATGTTTTTGGGATAAGTATCAATCAGGTCAGGCCTCTGGAGCCGTTTGAACCAAGGCAGGTGCAGATTACAGGTAATTTTGTCTCTCGAAACCAGCAGGGGGGAATATTTGTTTCATCCTTGAATTCGAATCCAATTGTTGTCTCTGAAAACACGGTGGATTCGAATAATCATGAAAGCGCAGAACTTGAGCGTGGGGGTGGAATTATTATCGGTTATCCGCAGCATCCTCGCCCAGATACTCTTGCCGAAAACAATTTTTTGAGCAATAACAAAAACTATAATCAGCAAAACTATAGCCTGTCTGGACTTACTAGCATTGTAGAACCAGAAAGGCCTGCGGGATATACCCCGTAA